In bacterium, the DNA window TTAACAAAAGGGGAAATTCTATTTAATATTGGAGGTAGTTTTGGTTTTGTAATTCTAATAGGCATTGCTTATTATATTAGTTCAATAAAAAAGCAATCTATTATACCCTTACGAATTATTTCGTTAATCTGTTGGTGTTTAATTGCTTTAAATTATGTCGCTTATAAGGAATTAACCGATGGATTATCAATTGAGATAATCATTAGCTCGGTGATTTTATTGCTTGTATTAAATTTTCTTCTTTGTTTCTTAATTTTTCAATTAGTTAAAAAACCAGACATTTATTCTCGTACAGCCATTGAATTATGGAAACACGGCGCAGGCCTTTTATATTTTCGACTATTAAGTCCAATAGCAATATATGTTACCGGGACATTCATTGTTTTTTGGGTACATAAAAATGATAAACTAATTGCTGAGCATATAGCAAGATTTTTGCCCTCTGTCTTGTTATTAATGATTATCTTTTATCTTTTTGCAATAGCGAAACTAAAAAAAGATGAAGGAAAGTCTTTTCGTTATTTCTTTACAGGAGAGCAAAATATCGAGGAGATAAAAGTAATCTGGAAACAGTTTTTTCCTATTGTTTTGGGCATTGTTGTCTTGGCCAATTTTATCGAATTTATACGAAGGATGTGGCTGTTTAATCTGTTAACATGGGTTTTATTCCTTTATGTTTTAATATATATATACCGATTTTCAGAGAATCTATTCAAAAAGTCAGCAGAAGATGTAAATCAAACAGAAGTTAATTTAGATTTACTTCCTTTTTTATCAAATCCAAATTTCTTCAGAAAGACAATTATTTTTCATGCAATATTTGGCACACTATATTTAATCTCTCTCGGATTATTTTTTATAATTTTAGGAGCAAAAAAATAATGGGGACGAAGGTGACGGGACGTTGATGAATTAGTTAACTTATTCCGGGGAGAGACAAAGATTTGACAATTTCAGTTTGATAATAACGGCAACATGACCTCAGGCCCTGACCTTACAGACCTCTCAAACATAGCCTCAAGGCAGATAAGCTACAATACAGACAACATGCCTGTACAGGTCATACACAGCAGATATGGGACAACAAACATTATCTATGATGGAGAAAACATAAGGGCAAAGAAAGTAAGCCCTTCAGGGACGACCTATTACATAGGAGAGCATTTCGAGGTGACAAACGGAGAGCAGATAAAATATGTCTTTGCAGGGAATCTGAGGATTGCAAAAGTCTCACCTTCTTATACATACTACTTCCATAAAGACCATCTTGGCAGCTCATCGGCAATGACAGATTATCTCGGAAACATCGTTGAGCAAACAAACTACATGCCTTTTGGAGAGATGAGAGAGCATACAGGAACAAACATCTCCAATTACAAGTTCACAGACCAGGAATTAGACCCTGAAACAGGGCTTTATTACTATGGAGCAAGGT includes these proteins:
- a CDS encoding RHS repeat-associated core domain-containing protein, with translation MTSGPDLTDLSNIASRQISYNTDNMPVQVIHSRYGTTNIIYDGENIRAKKVSPSGTTYYIGEHFEVTNGEQIKYVFAGNLRIAKVSPSYTYYFHKDHLGSSSAMTDYLGNIVEQTNYMPFGEMREHTGTNISNYKFTDQELDPETGLYYYGARYYDAVTGRFISPDSIVQDPFDPQTLNRYTYCRNN